TGTTCCATAAGTCCATGAAGATTTCCTGCACGATATCTTTACTGAAGTCCTCATCTTGGGTAATGGATTGACTGATATGGTAAAGTCGTTCCCAGTACTTATTGTATAAGCCTTCAAAAGCCTTCCAAGAGCCTTTTTTTAGGTCTTGCAGCAATGACAAGTCTGCTTCTTTATGCGTTTCTTTCGACATGTTCATAGTGGATTGAATATGATATGTCCTACAATTGACTTCGAAAGTTGATAAATGACAGCCAAATCTTCTTTATAATTAAAGTTATGAAATGTTTAATTTTTACAGGGTCGTTCAACTTATCATCTCTTAAGAACCGTGCATTGTAGCCTATTGACTACGCCCAAACACTAGAGAAAAGCTCAGGCTCTAAAGCACCTCCAAATAGAAGTCAATCTTTAGAACCTGAGCGTCATTGTTTATTCAGGTGGCAGGTCAAATAATTTGATTCTACCAATAATCCTCCAATTTTACTGCAAACACACAGCGGTTATCCGTTCCATATTTAGAAGTCGGATATTCTGTTACATTCCACAATAGCCCAGTAGACGATTCATAATACAAATCTTCAGCACCATGTGGCCAACGGTAACGAACAGTTGTGCTACCTTCTACTGCTTTGCTTAGTCTCGCTGTAGAGCCTTCATATGAACTATTTCCGGTATGGATTAAAAAGCTTTTGCCATATCTGGTAAATGCGCCTTGTACCCTGTAAACAGGTCCTTCATATTTATCTTCAGGGGCTATAATTTCAGGAGCGATTGAGGTATCGATATCTCCATTTGAATCCACGTAGAAAGAATTAATTACAGGACTTCCAGAAGTCAAATACTGCCCCGTAGTTAACCTTAAGTCACTGTCATTAATGCCATAACTTAGCGACAAGCAAGAGAAAGGATCACCTTCTGATATTGAGTAATAGCCAACCTGAGGCAGGATGTATCGATAGCCTAATGCATATATCTGGTTGCTAGATTCATCCCATCCACAAATGGTACCTGCATCCGTATAGTTCACCTCAATGATTTTTGTCAGGTCAAATACCCTGATTCCCAAATTTGTACTGGCGACAAACAACTTTCCATTATGACATGCCACCCCACCAGCGTGTATATCAACCGGCCTGAAGGTCTCCAACTGTGTATATTCGCTGGACGTTTGAGTCGTTCGGCTCTGCACCAAAAGGATATGGCGGTATTTTATATTACTCATATCTGTGATATCAACCAGTGATACCCTTGAGCCTTTATAATAATCTTTGGCATACCATGACACTACCACATACCTTCTGCCATTCCAATTGAAACCACCTACTCCCTGAGGGTACCACTTTTCCGTTTGGGTATCATCAGCATTCCACTTGAAACCAATCTGCTGATTGCCTGATGGTATATTAAAACCATATACTGAAGTATATCCTGACTTAGATGCAGTTCTATTTAAATAAACATCATCAGGCTCTATAAAGCCGTATGTTGAGAAAAAATCAGCAAGGTCTTCTTGGGAGGTATAGTTTACAGTTCCAGTAGTCCTCAGAGAAGCATCATCTTGAGTTACGGCAGTAGTTGCCTCTGGAGTAACAGCTTCAAGTGTCTCATCAGAACACCCAAAAGTCATCACTCCACAAATGACTAAAAGCCAAAGATTAAAAGTTTTCATGGTTATTATTTTAAAGATTCATATTTATAATGTTCAGGGTTGATCACTTCTCATTGGCTATTACAAGGTTGGTAGCTTTATTCGATCAACAGCCATATGAGATAGTCCTAAAAAGAAATTGAATTGAAGATAACCAGCTTGGCTAACGTATACACTTCCCTAAAAACAACACACACATAGCTTATGATCATACCTCTCAAGGTATCAATCACCAAACATAAAGCACATTGTTACAAACATAGCCATCTGATGGTTATGGTTACTTTTCCTTTTTTTAACCTATAGTAGAACTCACGAGCGGACACACCTATATGAAAATCTCCGAATGGACAGGTTTAACGATTTGATAACAATGGTAAGGTTTTGGTAATACAGCTATAACAAACAGTATTTTGAATCTGATAATTGGTTTTGTTGGTATGCTTTCTTTATATCTGAACTTCCTCCTCACTTTCTATTGTTTTATGAAAGCTATCAACAACAGTTTGCTGCATCCCTTGCAGCATATTACTACCTATACTTAAGTCCCTGCTCAACTTATGCCACTCACCAATACTTTTATCAAGGTAACCCTCTGTTTGCTTTTTGTCCTCACTGCACTACAAGGCTATACTCAGACTGACTCCCTTCACCTAAGACAGGAACAGGTACTGAGACTGATAGAAAAATATGACTCTATCCACACCAAGGACAGTCTTGACCTGAAAACGATAGAGCTGAAGATCGGTAACCTTTCTGATGACAGCGTAACCCGAAACAACCTGTTAAGTAAGCGAAAGCTACTGAAAGAGACCCTTGAGCAACATAAAATACGAATCAGACAGCAAGTAGACTCTTTACGTGCGCTCACAAAAGGTGCTCCTGTTGTTTCTTTTGAAGACACTCTATTCTATATCTACTCCAAGCTTGGGCCTCTCACACCTGCTGACCGTGCTAAAAACATAGAGCAAAAAGTGGAAGCGCTTATTGATCAAGGTGTTTTTGATTCAACCAAAATAAACGTTTATGAGGGCATGGAAAGCCATGATGTGATGTATGATACCATGATCATCATGAGTGTCACTGATCAAGATGCCTTCTGGATGTCCCATAACCGTCAAAAGACAGCCGATCAATATGCCCGTATTCTCAAGAAACATATCAACACCTATTACAAGCAGTCAGGTTGGCTATATACTTTAGGAAGGGTAGCACTAATGCTACTGGTACTCGCAATACTTTACCTCAGTATAAAGTATATGAACAAAGGCTTTACCCGCCTGAATAACTGGGTGATGAGTAAGTGTAGACAGTACCTTAAGGGGATTAAGTTCAATGACTATGAGTTTCTTTCACAGGAACAACAAGCCAAACTGGTCAGGGCACTCTTAAGGGTAATGAAGTGGATAACCATTGCCATTATTGTCTACCTGGCACTACCTTTAGTATTTGGTATTTTCCCAACTACCAAAGGCATTGCCATGACCTTAATAGGTTATGTTCTCAATCCGCTGGAGACTTTTCTCACGGCTATTTTTGATTACATTCCTACCCTGTTTACAATCCTGACTATCATTTTGATTACACACTATTTTGTCAGCTTCCTGCATTTTCTTTCTAAAGAGATCAGAGATGACAAACTTCAAATACCTGGCTTCTATCCTGAATGGGCACTGCCAACCTTCAGCTTGCTCCGTATTATTCTCTATGCGTTTGCCTTTATTGTAATCTTCCCATACTTGCCCGGCAGTGACTCACCCGCTTTTCAGGGAGTAAGTGTATTCTTTGGGTTACTCATCTCACTTGGCTCGTCTTCTGCTATCAGTAATATTATTGCAGGACTAGTTATTACCTATATGCGGCCTTTCCAGATTGGAGATCGTGTCAAAATAGGGGAGGTCACTGGAGACGTTCTAGAAAAAACATTGCTGGTTACCAGAGTCCGTACCATCAAGAATGAAGACATCACCATTCCCAACTCCACAATTTTGAGTGGAAGTACCATCAACTACAGCGCTAACGCACGGAGCATCGGGCTAATTCTGAACACAACCATTACCATTGGCTATGATGTACCTTGGAGACAAGTACACGAACTCCTGATTGCTGCAGCCTTAAAGACTGAGCATATCAAGCAAGATCAGCCTCCTTTTGTGTTTCAAACTAGTCTTGATGACTATTACGTCAGTTATCAACTCAATGCTTTCACAGATCAAGAATCCATTGCTGCCCGAATCTACTCAGAATTACACGCCAATATTCAAGATGCCTTCAATGAGGCAGGAGTGGAGATCATGTCACCTCAGTTCCATGCCAAACGGGATGGAAATACAACCACCATTCCTGCTCAGTACTTGCCACCTGACTATAGGCCACCTGCATTTAATGTAAGAATAGAAAAAGAAAAAGGTAGGGAAGAGGAGTGATGTTATACTTCAGGATACAACCTTGATAATCTTGGGCTTACTTTCTCTTGTTTCGCCGCTGGATTTGAATCAGCCGAAACCTGAAATCATCATAAAATAAGCTGGCTTGTAGAATAACAGCTCCAGCAATAAGCGTATTGGTTTTCAAGTCAATTCCTAAGAACAAAAAAGCTCCACTTATCCCTCCAAGAAAGAAAAAGGAAATGATATAGATACGCAGTTTGATGGTTGACCTGATTTTTTGTTGCTGAGGATGGGAAGCTGGAAAAAACAATTGTGACAGTTCGATACCTAGATCTGTAAACAGTCCGGTCAGGTGCGTCGTCCGTACCACAGTATTAGAGATTCTTGTAACATATGAGTTTTGTAAACCCATTGTGAAAAGCAGCATACAAGCAGTCAGGTAAGGCTCGGTCATTTGACTTAAAATAGCAACCCCTACCAAAAAAAGACTTTCAATGGCGATAGGGAGTACAAAAACATTCAACTTCTTATTCTCCTTCGACTTCGCCATCAATAAACCTGACACAAACGAGCCGAACAGGAATGACAAAATATATAGAAAGTAAAGTCCAGCCTTCCAAAACTCAAAGCTTGCCACATTGCTGATAAAGAGGGCAAAGTGCCCCGTCACATTGGTCGTTAATGTTTGAATGGACAATAAGCCCGTCACATTTACAATCCCTGCCACAAAAGATAAAACAACGGCAATCTGTAGGTTATGCTTTATCGTCCTACTTTTCCCCTGATGTCTAAACATTCAGCTTGATGCGGTTTCAAAATGGGTTTAACAATAAAATTTAGGTTTGAGTAAAGGTCACAAAGCAGGCTACCACAGTTATTTTTTAACAACGCCATCCCAAACAGGAACTTCAAAGAATCTAGCCTACTTTCCGTTTATTCTGGTTTATAAGCCCAACCGAAATCATTGTGGTACACCATCAGCTTGGTCATGCCGCCATCTACAGTAATATTTTGTCCTGTAATAAAACTGCTCTTGCTATCGCACAGAAACATAACCGTATTAACAATGTCTAATGGGTTGCCCACACGACCAACAGGGTGCTGACTCGCATCGGGTCCTTCAAATTCAGTGTTGGTTGTATCGATCCAACCTGGCGAAATCGCATTGACGCGTGCCTTACCAGCTAAGGTGATAGCCATGGCATGGGTCAGGGCATCAATACCTCCCTTGGCTGCTGTATAGCTTTCAGTGTCTGCCTGACTCATTAGCTGACGTGTAGATGAGATATTGACAATACTTGCCGGTGTATTGAAATGATCCTGAAGCAACTGAGTCAAAAGAAAAGGAGCAGAAACACCTATACGAAGTACATAATTGAAATCTTCGTAGGAGCAAGTATTAAGTCCCCCACGGGATATACACGCGTTGTTGATCAAGTAGTCTACCTTTCCATAATCTGAGATCACTTTGGCAGCAAAACTTCTGAGTACTTGTTCATCCGCAATGTCTCCGACAAAGTAGTCATTATCCAATATATCAATGGTGCAAACAGCTACACCCTGCGCAACAAATGCATCACATATAGCCTTTCCAATACCCTGTGCACCACCAGTAACCACTGTTACCTTTTGTTTCTCCATGATTTCATCATTTTAGTTTTTGAAGAGACTGGTTTATTCTTTCGTTTTTATCTCTACAAGCATTGAGCTTTTTAAGATAATACTAATCCAAAATTTTAGAATACTTATTACCAATAGATTTGCATAATGAATTCTTTAGATGCTATAAAGCCATAGTCATTTCAAAAAGGAAATCAGTTGAAACGAAAAAGGCCGAAGGGTTTTCCTCCGACCTTATTTTTCTGTCTCAAATACCTTCTAACATATCTAGTTAGCTGTATAAGTCACCCCATTATACGCTACACTTCCAGCACCTAGAGTACCATTAGCAAAAGCAGTGAAGGCTGTAAAGAAGTTATAAATTGGTACAAAAAAATAGCAAATGACGCTAAAGAAGGCTATATCGCATTTTTAATTTATGATTTATAATCTCCAACCGTACATTTATGCATAACACTCTCCATTGGTCTAAGAAAAACACAAAGATCAGCTAGGAGTTGACCATATACGAAATAGAACTAGATCTTTAACGTCAACTGTTTTACTACATTTTCATTATTGATTCAATCAGCTTTACCTTTTTTCTTTTTTTGACTACCTATAGATGTTCCTACTCCAGCACCTATAGCTATTCCCAAACTGATCCATAAAGCTAAATTATCACTCAGCACACCTATAATACTTCCAATGGCAGTACCGAATAAAACTCCTAACACTATATGTTTTTCGTTTTCCATATTTTTTTAAATTACCCATACGCTTAACTATATTTTGTTAAAGCTTAGTCATTCTCAACACACTAACCCAATATTCTACAAACTGCCTATAAACACTTTAACACCGACAATTCCATTGTAATTAAACTCCTACTTGCATTTGCTAGTGTATTAGTATTATTACTCAGAACATATAGTAAAGCATACGCTTCACTTAAATAAAAGTTCAAAAACCACTACTGTTCGCATTCTTGGGTTAGTAATCTAGATCACAGCATTTTTTCTTCGTCTTGTGTAGGTTTAGTCTTCATCAGCTACAAGCTTTATGGCCTGCTCTTCTCCTGGTTGAAGTTCTTTAAATCCTGAGGACAATTTAATCCATACAGGCTTGTTGTCAGTCGGATTAGTAATCTTGTCTGCTTCAAATTCTATATTTTTTATTGCCTTCATATAATCCGTAAACTCACCAGTCCCCACATACCAGATATCTTCTTTAGCCCCAATCTTTTCACAAAACTTCACCATGATATCCCACCTGCTTTCATCCTTAAATTCCCAAGAATGCCCCCAAACATAAAACAGGGATAATTCGGGCTTATCTATTGCCAGATAGTCATCCAAATAATCCAGTACTTTACTATCATGACAAGTAGGATTCCATTTCAGATAGTTAGTAGGCAAGTCAAATTGATAAGTATCTGCAACAGTTCTGGCATTGGTAATACCAGTAGTAGACACCAATTCAGCTATATGATCACTTGTGTTTCCAAATGGGTAAGCCATACTAATAATTTCTCTACCTGTCAGCTCTGACAATGTTGAAACATCTGTACTGATTTCTTCCAAAATTTCTTTATCAGATACTTTCAGAAAGTCTTTGTGCAAGGCTCCATGAGCTGCAATTTCATGTTTTTTGTAAAGCGACATCAGCGTCTCTTTCGGAACATATTTTTGAAAAATGGTATCTCCATTTTCTTGAGGCCATCCACGTGTAGCACCAATATAAGCCGAATTCAGATTAAAAGTACCTACGATATGATGCTGGTCAAACAAATTCACTAATTGAATATCTTCAATTGTACCATCATCATAACTCATGATTAGCGATTTGTACTTGCCTTCTGGATAGGAAAAGCCCATAAACTCATCCTTCTCCTTGCAGGATGATATAGTTACAAGCATTCCGAGTAATACAACTAATATTTTTTTCATCTTTCCTAATGATAAACTACCCATATAAAAACACATTCTGAATGGATTACACAATGAGTGGCTAGCTGTTTTTAGTTTAAATAGCGCTTTCGCCTCTCAATATTTTCACAATACGGCTGTATACAATTTCTGATAAATTCCAGTTGTAACCTTCAAAATAAGTTGGATTAGTAAATTGAATAACAACCGCATCGATATCTTTATGGTATTTAGCAATACTCTGATAACCAGGAACCAAACCTGTATGATCATAGACATAAATAGACGAATAGATTTCCTGCTCCCCTTCATCGAACAATGACCCATTGTTTAATGCCCTTATGAATATACCTACATCCTCAGCTGTCGCTAACATTCCCTGCTTGTCATTCTTTAAATCTAAAGGGTATCCAACATGGTAACCACTCATCACATCATCTATATTCACTTCACTAATTGACCCAAATGTATTTGTAAGCTTAAGTCGGTTTAAAATTTCTTCCTGAATAAACTGGAAATGAGCATATCCCAACACCTTATCCATTATTTGAGAAAGCAATAAATAATTCGTATTGCAGTATTCATAGGCTTCTCCTGGTTCAAAATTAGCAGGCAAGTCTAGAACTAATTCAAGGTTTTCTTTATTGCTTTCTTTTGGACTTGCCCAATAATTATAAGTGTCCGTATAGTTAGGAATACCACTCCTATGCTGCACCAGCATACGCAAGGTGATTTTCTCAGCATTTTCAATTCTTCCCACAAGTTCAGGACAATAATCAGCCAGTGTTTTATCCAAAGACAAACGTCCATCATTTACCAATTTGGTGACTACAACAGCCGTATATAACTTGCTAATGCTAGCAATTTTGAATAAAGCTTCGGGATTGGCCGGTATTTTATTTTTTCGGTCATGCCAACCAGCTGCATAAAAGGCTGG
This portion of the Limibacter armeniacum genome encodes:
- a CDS encoding SDR family oxidoreductase, which codes for MEKQKVTVVTGGAQGIGKAICDAFVAQGVAVCTIDILDNDYFVGDIADEQVLRSFAAKVISDYGKVDYLINNACISRGGLNTCSYEDFNYVLRIGVSAPFLLTQLLQDHFNTPASIVNISSTRQLMSQADTESYTAAKGGIDALTHAMAITLAGKARVNAISPGWIDTTNTEFEGPDASQHPVGRVGNPLDIVNTVMFLCDSKSSFITGQNITVDGGMTKLMVYHNDFGWAYKPE
- a CDS encoding YoaK family protein translates to MFRHQGKSRTIKHNLQIAVVLSFVAGIVNVTGLLSIQTLTTNVTGHFALFISNVASFEFWKAGLYFLYILSFLFGSFVSGLLMAKSKENKKLNVFVLPIAIESLFLVGVAILSQMTEPYLTACMLLFTMGLQNSYVTRISNTVVRTTHLTGLFTDLGIELSQLFFPASHPQQQKIRSTIKLRIYIISFFFLGGISGAFLFLGIDLKTNTLIAGAVILQASLFYDDFRFRLIQIQRRNKRK
- a CDS encoding polysaccharide deacetylase family protein, coding for MKKILVVLLGMLVTISSCKEKDEFMGFSYPEGKYKSLIMSYDDGTIEDIQLVNLFDQHHIVGTFNLNSAYIGATRGWPQENGDTIFQKYVPKETLMSLYKKHEIAAHGALHKDFLKVSDKEILEEISTDVSTLSELTGREIISMAYPFGNTSDHIAELVSTTGITNARTVADTYQFDLPTNYLKWNPTCHDSKVLDYLDDYLAIDKPELSLFYVWGHSWEFKDESRWDIMVKFCEKIGAKEDIWYVGTGEFTDYMKAIKNIEFEADKITNPTDNKPVWIKLSSGFKELQPGEEQAIKLVADED
- a CDS encoding serine hydrolase domain-containing protein; the encoded protein is MKKKKAIIRAMLFIGTITSMFFVPWVLVWAWILPMPDTVQAQLNEAIEHGFDGIIVYVDKAGQSPAFYAAGWHDRKNKIPANPEALFKIASISKLYTAVVVTKLVNDGRLSLDKTLADYCPELVGRIENAEKITLRMLVQHRSGIPNYTDTYNYWASPKESNKENLELVLDLPANFEPGEAYEYCNTNYLLLSQIMDKVLGYAHFQFIQEEILNRLKLTNTFGSISEVNIDDVMSGYHVGYPLDLKNDKQGMLATAEDVGIFIRALNNGSLFDEGEQEIYSSIYVYDHTGLVPGYQSIAKYHKDIDAVVIQFTNPTYFEGYNWNLSEIVYSRIVKILRGESAI
- a CDS encoding mechanosensitive ion channel family protein — its product is MPLTNTFIKVTLCLLFVLTALQGYTQTDSLHLRQEQVLRLIEKYDSIHTKDSLDLKTIELKIGNLSDDSVTRNNLLSKRKLLKETLEQHKIRIRQQVDSLRALTKGAPVVSFEDTLFYIYSKLGPLTPADRAKNIEQKVEALIDQGVFDSTKINVYEGMESHDVMYDTMIIMSVTDQDAFWMSHNRQKTADQYARILKKHINTYYKQSGWLYTLGRVALMLLVLAILYLSIKYMNKGFTRLNNWVMSKCRQYLKGIKFNDYEFLSQEQQAKLVRALLRVMKWITIAIIVYLALPLVFGIFPTTKGIAMTLIGYVLNPLETFLTAIFDYIPTLFTILTIILITHYFVSFLHFLSKEIRDDKLQIPGFYPEWALPTFSLLRIILYAFAFIVIFPYLPGSDSPAFQGVSVFFGLLISLGSSSAISNIIAGLVITYMRPFQIGDRVKIGEVTGDVLEKTLLVTRVRTIKNEDITIPNSTILSGSTINYSANARSIGLILNTTITIGYDVPWRQVHELLIAAALKTEHIKQDQPPFVFQTSLDDYYVSYQLNAFTDQESIAARIYSELHANIQDAFNEAGVEIMSPQFHAKRDGNTTTIPAQYLPPDYRPPAFNVRIEKEKGREEE